A region from the Bacteroidota bacterium genome encodes:
- a CDS encoding acyltransferase, protein MEKIKLAFKSLWFSFLLFLPDEYSKFRVSYYNSKGCRIHRKTSISPNVRIRGKFEMDEGSSIAQNCSISGESVGVYIGKNVMIAPNVVIIAFNHGYNEIDVPLVKQRNTEAPVYIEDNVWISSNCSIGKGVRIGTGSIIAANSFNNRDIPAYSIGGGVPAKIIKARS, encoded by the coding sequence ATTAGCATTTAAAAGCCTTTGGTTTTCATTTCTTTTATTTTTACCGGATGAGTATAGTAAATTCAGAGTAAGTTATTATAACTCGAAAGGATGTAGAATTCACAGAAAAACCTCTATTTCACCTAATGTAAGAATACGAGGAAAATTCGAAATGGACGAAGGAAGCTCTATCGCTCAAAACTGTTCAATATCGGGAGAGAGTGTTGGTGTTTACATAGGGAAAAATGTTATGATTGCCCCAAATGTTGTTATTATTGCATTTAACCATGGATACAATGAAATTGATGTGCCACTGGTTAAGCAGCGAAATACTGAGGCGCCTGTTTATATTGAAGATAATGTATGGATTTCTTCAAATTGCTCTATTGGCAAAGGCGTAAGAATTGGAACAGGTTCGATTATTGCTGCGAATTCTTTTAACAATAGAGATATTCCAGCATATAGCATTGGTGGTGGTGTTCCTGCAAAAATAATCAAGGCACGTTCATGA